In the genome of Flaviflexus ciconiae, one region contains:
- a CDS encoding IS110 family RNA-guided transposase has translation MTSQPFITVVGGVDTHKDLHVAAVVDQHDRVLATEFFPTTRHGYKLLVHWLRSFGQIARIGVECTGTYGAGLLRYLHAQDIEVLEVTGPDQALRRRKGKDDTLDAENAAHAAYARVRAVTPKTRDGLVESLRVLKVSRKTAVAARRVALQMIRMNIVSAPDELRDQLRTLTRMKLIRTLAAWRPDLTKYRDVTGAYKIALKSLARRYLELTDEIADLDVMIKNIVDHLAPDLIKKPAVGYESAAQLLITAGDNPDRLTSEAAFAALCGASPIPASSGKTHRHRLNRGGDRQANSALHIIAIGRLRTDPRTQDYVAKKLSEGHSKMEALRCVKRYLAREMFYALKTRTQVINQTQIAA, from the coding sequence ATGACCTCACAACCTTTCATCACTGTCGTTGGCGGCGTAGACACCCACAAAGACCTGCATGTTGCTGCGGTGGTTGATCAGCACGACCGGGTACTCGCAACCGAATTCTTTCCTACGACCAGGCATGGGTACAAGCTGCTCGTGCACTGGTTACGCTCCTTCGGACAGATCGCCAGGATCGGGGTGGAATGCACCGGCACCTATGGGGCGGGCCTGTTGCGCTACCTCCACGCACAAGATATCGAAGTACTCGAAGTCACCGGCCCCGACCAAGCCCTCCGAAGGCGCAAAGGCAAAGACGACACCCTCGATGCAGAGAATGCTGCTCACGCAGCCTATGCCCGGGTGCGTGCCGTGACCCCGAAAACCCGTGACGGGCTGGTTGAATCCCTACGGGTGTTGAAAGTGTCCCGTAAAACTGCGGTCGCTGCCAGACGAGTCGCGTTACAGATGATCCGCATGAACATCGTGTCAGCACCAGACGAACTCCGTGACCAGCTGCGCACCCTGACTCGCATGAAACTCATCCGCACCCTAGCCGCATGGCGACCAGATCTCACGAAGTATCGCGATGTCACTGGCGCGTACAAGATCGCTTTGAAATCCCTTGCACGTAGGTACCTGGAACTCACTGATGAGATCGCTGATCTTGATGTCATGATCAAAAACATTGTTGATCATCTCGCCCCAGACCTCATCAAAAAACCAGCGGTCGGCTATGAGTCTGCAGCTCAGCTGCTGATCACTGCGGGAGACAACCCCGACCGGCTGACTTCAGAAGCCGCGTTCGCAGCATTGTGTGGGGCGAGCCCGATCCCGGCATCATCAGGCAAAACACACCGTCACCGGCTCAACAGGGGTGGTGACCGGCAAGCCAACTCTGCCCTGCACATCATCGCGATCGGCAGACTCAGAACCGACCCGAGAACCCAGGACTATGTGGCGAAGAAACTCTCCGAAGGGCACTCCAAAATGGAAGCCCTCAGGTGCGTGAAACGATACCTCGCACGGGAAATGTTCTACGCGCTCAAAACCAGAACCCAGGTAATCAATCAGACGCAGATTGCTGCTTGA
- a CDS encoding AzlC family ABC transporter permease, protein MSRRSEVREGIRISLPAGLGMFPLGLAFGLLVIQAGLEWWVAPALSIAVYAGSLEFLLVSLIVVSAPLLTVAVTTLLVNFRHVFYAFTFPLKVVRNPIAKLYSAYSLTDEAFAITAAKPDGWTAWRLVSMQIALQIYWVGGGLAGVLIGSLLPAGIEGLDFALCALFITLTLDASRTKKEVPSLLLAASCYAFAAVAFPQAAMFAGLLLFVAVLIIRYVIERARGKANA, encoded by the coding sequence GTGTCTCGAAGAAGCGAAGTTCGCGAAGGTATACGGATCTCGTTACCGGCGGGGCTCGGAATGTTCCCCCTTGGTCTTGCCTTCGGACTGCTCGTTATTCAGGCCGGGCTGGAATGGTGGGTGGCTCCCGCGCTCTCAATTGCCGTCTATGCTGGGTCGCTCGAGTTCCTGCTCGTTAGCCTCATTGTCGTCTCGGCACCGCTTTTGACGGTGGCTGTCACGACTCTTCTCGTAAACTTTCGGCACGTGTTCTACGCCTTCACGTTCCCACTCAAGGTTGTCAGGAACCCGATTGCCAAGCTCTACTCCGCCTATTCGCTAACCGATGAGGCTTTCGCGATCACGGCAGCAAAGCCTGATGGCTGGACGGCATGGCGTCTGGTCTCTATGCAGATTGCCCTGCAGATCTACTGGGTCGGCGGCGGGCTTGCCGGTGTCCTTATCGGATCCCTCCTCCCCGCGGGGATAGAAGGCCTGGACTTTGCTCTGTGCGCCCTATTTATCACCCTGACTCTCGACGCAAGCAGGACGAAGAAGGAAGTTCCCTCACTTCTCTTAGCTGCATCCTGCTACGCGTTTGCTGCCGTGGCATTTCCGCAGGCTGCAATGTTCGCCGGCCTCCTGCTCTTCGTTGCCGTCCTGATCATCCGATATGTCATTGAGCGAGCAAGGGGGAAAGCAAATGCCTGA
- a CDS encoding branched-chain amino acid transporter permease translates to MPELSYLIAVLAICFVIDFALRGVPFLVLEPLRESDFVGRMAGWMPAGILAILAVATVQSASEGGGSRLAYALIASAITVAVHLGFGRRTLLSVSAGTGVFVLLVNLA, encoded by the coding sequence ATGCCTGAGCTCTCCTACCTCATTGCTGTTCTCGCCATTTGTTTCGTTATCGACTTTGCCCTGCGTGGTGTTCCGTTCCTTGTTCTGGAGCCGCTTCGTGAATCAGACTTTGTGGGTCGCATGGCGGGGTGGATGCCTGCCGGCATTCTCGCCATCCTTGCGGTCGCCACGGTCCAGTCAGCATCGGAGGGCGGCGGATCACGCCTTGCCTACGCACTGATCGCCTCCGCCATTACCGTTGCCGTTCACCTTGGCTTTGGTAGAAGAACCCTGCTGAGCGTGAGTGCCGGAACCGGGGTCTTCGTGCTGCTCGTTAACCTGGCTTGA